The Bacteroidales bacterium genome includes the window AATTATCGTTAAAAGTATAATTATACTTTTTTTTATCATTGTTTAACAAACTTATAATTATAGGCATTGCCATTTAAAAGCTTTATAGAAATAAAATAGATACCATTTTCTAAATTATCGACATAAATATAATTTTTGGAATTAAAAATTTTTTCTTGAATAAATTCTTTTCCATCAATTCCATATACACTTATTGCATCGATAGTTAACGATGTTGATTCAACTACTAAGTATTTTTGAGTTGGATTGGGATATACATAAATACAATTATTTGGATTTGGAGTAATTTCAGATACTCCTAATAATATTGTATCGGAATAGGTTGAAGTACAATGTGCATTTGTAGCTGTGTAGGTATATATATAAATTCCATCTTGGTTATATTGATGATATGGTGCAAAATCGTTTGCAGTTTGACCATCGCCAAAATCCCAAAAAGAATTATCAACATATTGCGACTGATTATTGAAAACAACATAATAAGGTGCTTGCGAGTTAATTACATTGGTTTGAATTTGAATTACCGGAGCTTGCCAAATATTAATAAAACCACTTTGAGTTAAAGTATCGGAGCCATTACTATTAAAAGCAATAAGCGTTACATCATAGGTTCCAGCATTATTATAAATTACGGTTGGATTAGGTTGATTGGAATTATTAGGTACCGCTCCATTAAAAATCCAATGAACAGAATCGCTAGCTATACTTTGATTAGTGAATTGTATGGGCGTGCCCGAACACGCTTCGGTCGTACTCGATGAAAATTGAGCTAAAGGTAAATTTCCATTTGGCAAATAAAGTGCACCATCAGAAGTATAAATATTTGATTTTATTCCTGCATGATTAACTGCCCTAACATT containing:
- a CDS encoding T9SS type A sorting domain-containing protein, giving the protein NYANRHNSYFVWFRVEDQQLQFYKVVNDTFTLKNTVSNIVTNINQWYDFKITYDRTTGRIAVWRDNVYLGSWTDPSPYSTNGNYISFRTGNAVLNVDELKVYRSRYSQVTVTVGDSSKDIRYQNPNSTTYGAKIKSIVVDANNNLSAIEYHDLNVDWTPPTYNATIQDGIATDVDTITTLNNIAANWLAFTDNNSGIKEYWYSVGTSVGDSNVVNWTNVQLNNNFTTNITLTPGFTYYVNVRAVNHAGIKSNIYTSDGALYLPNGNLPLAQFSSSTTEACSGTPIQFTNQSIASDSVHWIFNGAVPNNSNQPNPTVIYNNAGTYDVTLIAFNSNGSDTLTQSGFINIWQAPVIQIQTNVINSQAPYYVVFNNQSQYVDNSFWDFGDGQTANDFAPYHQYNQDGIYIYTYTATNAHCTSTYSDTILLGVSEITPNPNNCIYVYPNPTQKYLVVESTSLTIDAISVYGIDGKEFIQEKIFNSKNYIYVDNLENGIYFISIKLLNGNAYNYKFVKQ